A region from the Micrococcus cohnii genome encodes:
- a CDS encoding restriction endonuclease subunit S encodes MSIERDDWLPALPSGWAAVPAKSLFSLRSEKSRPDDVHLTPSQKYGVIPQSEYMEITGSRVVLNLVGSDNMKHVEPGDFVIHLRSFQGGVEFSQHRGKVSAAYTVLTPTPLAEPRFFRWLLKSERYIQALQVSVDQLRDGQSIRYGDFAKIDLPLAPPDTQRRIADYLDRETATIDALIEKQRQLSDALRTRRRAAVLARTGFLGVRPASAASSEPWLESAPSHWPRMHVRRLFDLTSGAGFPPELQGVTDEELAFYKVRDLGRADSYGRLGEPEDTISRETADKLRAKVLPSGTLVMAKIGAALLLGRIRVATRPSCIDNNMLALSPKSLLHPRYAAYMLEGLLLERLVQPGAVPSLNEKEFRGTVFPVPPLDEQREIADHLDRETAKIDTLIAKAERFIDLAQERRAALITAAVTGQIEIPT; translated from the coding sequence ATGAGCATCGAGCGCGATGACTGGCTGCCGGCATTGCCGAGCGGCTGGGCAGCTGTCCCTGCGAAGTCCTTGTTCTCTCTTCGGTCAGAGAAGTCTCGACCCGATGATGTGCATCTGACGCCGTCTCAGAAGTACGGAGTCATACCCCAGTCCGAGTATATGGAGATCACGGGCAGTCGTGTGGTGCTGAATCTAGTGGGTTCCGACAACATGAAGCATGTTGAGCCCGGGGACTTCGTGATCCACCTGCGCTCTTTCCAAGGCGGCGTTGAATTCAGCCAGCACCGTGGCAAAGTCAGCGCTGCCTACACGGTGCTGACCCCGACCCCGCTTGCAGAGCCTCGCTTCTTTCGATGGCTCCTCAAGTCTGAGCGTTATATCCAGGCACTCCAGGTTTCAGTCGACCAGCTTAGAGACGGACAGTCGATCCGTTATGGTGATTTCGCCAAGATTGATTTGCCGCTGGCGCCACCAGACACGCAACGGCGCATCGCCGACTACCTCGACCGTGAGACCGCCACGATCGATGCCCTGATCGAGAAACAGCGCCAGTTGTCCGATGCGCTTCGTACTCGAAGGAGAGCAGCAGTTCTGGCGAGAACAGGTTTCTTGGGCGTGAGGCCTGCTTCGGCTGCCAGTAGTGAGCCGTGGCTCGAATCTGCCCCGAGCCATTGGCCGCGGATGCACGTGAGGCGTCTGTTCGACCTGACTTCTGGCGCCGGTTTCCCGCCCGAGCTTCAGGGGGTGACCGACGAGGAACTTGCGTTCTATAAAGTCCGTGACCTCGGTAGGGCGGACTCCTACGGGCGGCTGGGAGAGCCGGAGGACACGATCAGTCGCGAGACGGCAGACAAACTGAGGGCGAAAGTTCTCCCATCGGGAACTCTCGTCATGGCAAAGATTGGTGCTGCCCTTCTTCTAGGGCGGATTCGCGTGGCTACACGACCAAGCTGTATCGACAACAACATGCTCGCGCTGAGCCCGAAGTCACTTCTCCATCCCCGCTACGCGGCGTACATGTTGGAAGGACTTCTTCTGGAGCGTCTCGTTCAACCTGGAGCCGTGCCGTCCCTCAACGAGAAGGAGTTTCGAGGCACCGTTTTCCCTGTCCCGCCACTCGACGAACAGCGCGAGATCGCTGACCACCTCGACCGCGAGACCGCCAAGATCGACACCCTGATCGCCAAGGCGGAGCGGTTCATCGACCTTGCCCAGGAGCGCCGGGCCGCGCTCATCACCGCCGCCGTCACCGGCCAGATCGAGATCCCCACTTAA
- a CDS encoding type I restriction-modification system subunit M has product MPAPSPTSQNLSNFVWGIADQLRGVFKPNQYGTLVLPLTILRRLEAVMAPHRELFQELAAKGHPDFVLANLVESRTGLTFYNLSPFTVDRILQEPDLLRTNLLAYVDGFSQNVADLFTYYEFDKTVAKLDEHDRIFLVLQQFASIDLSPEAVSNAEMGSLFEDLIRRFAAASNETAGEHFTPRDAVKLLVDLLTANDDDVLTGYPVRTVYDPTAGTGGMLSLLDERLRRMNPNAEVRLFGQELNDQSYAICKSELLGKGQDADGIARGDTLKNDAHLTERFDYVLSNPPYGGDWKASRTAVEKEIAAGGATNRFPGGAPAISDGQMLFLQLVASKLRPVSEGGGRAGIVLNGSPLFTGGAGSGPSEIRRWLLESDLVDAIVALPTDMFYNTGIATYVWVLDNNKPAERRGRVQLIDARTFFTKLRRNVGSKNKELSTADRQRVLEIYRDFDAQSEGNAEFSKVLAAQDFGYREITVERPLQLRFEVEDVTITSALATKPVGKLPDDGRSALETALASLRGRVWDHQPTFVLDLKKALKEHGVTAGAPLVKALTGAIGVHDPEAEVVKSKKGEPEPDTSLRDTELVPFGRDIHEYFEAEVAPHVPGAWIDESKTKIGYEIPFTRLFYKYVPPRPLEEIDAELKQLTAEIIELLQEVEG; this is encoded by the coding sequence ATGCCCGCTCCGTCGCCCACGTCCCAGAACCTCTCGAACTTCGTGTGGGGGATCGCGGATCAGCTGCGGGGCGTGTTCAAGCCGAACCAGTACGGCACGCTTGTGCTCCCGCTGACCATCCTGCGCCGGTTGGAAGCGGTCATGGCCCCGCATCGGGAGTTGTTCCAGGAGCTGGCGGCCAAGGGCCATCCGGACTTCGTCCTCGCCAACCTGGTGGAGTCCCGCACGGGCCTTACGTTCTACAACCTGAGCCCGTTCACCGTGGACCGCATCCTGCAGGAGCCGGACCTGCTCCGCACGAACCTGCTGGCCTATGTGGACGGGTTCTCCCAGAACGTGGCGGACCTGTTCACCTATTACGAGTTCGACAAGACGGTCGCCAAGCTGGACGAGCACGACCGTATCTTCCTGGTCTTGCAGCAGTTCGCCTCCATTGACCTCTCCCCGGAGGCGGTGTCCAACGCGGAGATGGGCAGCCTCTTCGAGGACCTGATCCGCCGCTTCGCGGCCGCCTCCAATGAGACCGCCGGCGAGCACTTCACCCCGCGCGACGCGGTGAAGCTTCTGGTGGATCTGCTCACGGCCAACGACGACGACGTCCTCACCGGCTACCCGGTCCGCACCGTCTATGACCCCACGGCCGGCACCGGCGGCATGCTGTCCCTGTTGGATGAGCGGCTGCGCCGCATGAACCCGAACGCGGAGGTCCGCCTGTTCGGGCAGGAGCTCAACGATCAGTCGTATGCGATCTGCAAGTCCGAGCTGCTGGGCAAGGGGCAGGACGCGGATGGCATCGCCCGCGGGGACACCCTCAAGAACGACGCACACCTGACGGAGCGCTTCGACTATGTCCTCTCCAACCCGCCCTACGGCGGCGACTGGAAGGCCTCCCGCACCGCGGTGGAGAAGGAGATCGCCGCCGGTGGCGCCACGAACCGCTTCCCGGGCGGTGCCCCGGCCATCAGCGACGGGCAGATGCTGTTTCTCCAGCTCGTCGCCTCGAAGCTCCGCCCGGTCTCGGAGGGTGGTGGCCGGGCCGGCATCGTTCTGAACGGCTCCCCGCTGTTCACGGGCGGGGCGGGCTCGGGCCCGTCGGAGATTCGCCGCTGGCTGTTGGAGTCGGACCTGGTGGACGCGATCGTCGCGCTGCCCACGGACATGTTCTACAACACCGGCATCGCCACCTACGTGTGGGTGTTGGACAACAACAAGCCGGCGGAGCGGCGGGGCAGGGTGCAGCTGATCGACGCCCGCACGTTCTTCACCAAGCTGCGCCGCAACGTGGGTTCGAAGAACAAGGAACTGTCCACGGCGGACCGCCAGCGTGTGCTGGAGATTTACCGTGACTTCGACGCCCAGTCCGAGGGCAATGCCGAGTTCTCCAAGGTCCTCGCCGCGCAGGATTTCGGCTACCGGGAGATCACGGTGGAGCGGCCGCTGCAGCTGCGCTTCGAGGTGGAGGACGTCACCATTACGTCGGCGCTCGCCACCAAGCCGGTGGGCAAGCTTCCCGACGACGGCCGTTCGGCTCTCGAGACCGCCCTCGCCTCCCTGCGTGGCCGGGTCTGGGACCACCAGCCCACCTTCGTGCTGGACCTGAAGAAGGCGTTGAAGGAGCACGGCGTGACCGCCGGTGCTCCTCTGGTGAAGGCCTTGACCGGGGCGATTGGCGTGCACGACCCCGAGGCGGAGGTGGTGAAGAGCAAGAAGGGCGAGCCGGAGCCGGACACCTCGCTGCGCGACACCGAACTGGTGCCCTTCGGCCGAGATATCCACGAGTATTTCGAGGCCGAGGTGGCCCCGCACGTGCCCGGCGCGTGGATCGACGAGTCCAAGACGAAGATCGGCTACGAGATCCCCTTCACCCGGCTGTTCTATAAGTACGTGCCGCCGCGCCCGCTCGAGGAGATCGACGCCGAGCTCAAGCAGCTCACCGCCGAGATCATCGAGCTGTTGCAGGAGGTGGAGGGATGA
- a CDS encoding helix-turn-helix domain-containing protein produces MPPMPSPAAALTRISDHVRTTRRAMSLTQQELADLAGVSDATVRQIERATGRGTLSSLLAVLGVLGLDLEVRG; encoded by the coding sequence ATGCCCCCTATGCCCTCCCCCGCGGCCGCGCTCACGCGCATCAGCGATCACGTGCGCACCACCCGCCGCGCCATGAGCCTGACCCAGCAGGAGCTGGCAGACCTGGCCGGCGTCTCCGACGCGACCGTCCGGCAGATCGAGCGCGCCACGGGCCGGGGCACACTCTCCTCGCTGCTCGCCGTGCTCGGCGTCCTCGGGCTCGACCTCGAGGTCCGCGGGTGA
- a CDS encoding HipA N-terminal domain-containing protein has product MTTTALDHLRRVTRADVYKAGVLAGTLTRDRQGTVAFRYAEDYRAAPVASTLHLDDGPVVAPSGGLPGHP; this is encoded by the coding sequence GTGACGACGACCGCCCTGGACCACCTGCGGCGCGTCACCCGCGCAGACGTCTACAAAGCCGGCGTCCTCGCGGGCACCCTGACCCGCGACCGCCAGGGCACGGTGGCGTTCCGCTACGCCGAGGACTACCGCGCGGCTCCAGTCGCCTCCACACTGCATCTCGACGACGGCCCCGTCGTCGCACCCTCCGGCGGCCTGCCCGGACACCCTTGA
- a CDS encoding alkaline phosphatase D family protein translates to MTTYSAPASAHPVTRRTLLTAGTVGLASAAFVSTSAGTAYAATGTNPFSLGVASGDPWPDGFVIWTRLATSPLNEDGLGGMPDKAFTVAYQVAVNPDFSGIVRSGSATTDRSRGYAVHVTLTGLRPGTQYWYRFRVEGHVSQTGRAVTAPAAGADTGHMSFTVASCANWEHGHFTAYGHMADEKPDLMLHLGDYYYEIMPYGYPVGSGVVRAHKNGESRTLAQYRARMAQYKSDPLLQQAHAAAPWMVIWDDHELENNWADDTPELWDPNFATRRAAAFRAYYENMPLRASSVPRGTDMQLYRRLHWGSLANFHLLDTRQYRSDQANLDLVKVVDDDARDPNRTITGAAQEQWLREGFEASTARWDFVTQQVPFVQYDRTSGPLLWGDMDTWDGYVASRGRVIDAWRQAGVRNPVVLTGDIHEAFASDVKADFDDLSSESVGVELITTSITSGGDGSDSATDALDWNPHIKFNNDLRGYLRVDLTPDLLSARFRTVDYVSEVGAPVRTRAQFDVVDGEHRLRRISG, encoded by the coding sequence ATGACGACGTACTCCGCTCCGGCCTCCGCCCACCCCGTCACCCGCCGCACCCTGCTGACCGCCGGCACGGTCGGCCTCGCCTCGGCCGCGTTCGTCTCGACCTCCGCCGGCACCGCCTACGCGGCCACCGGGACGAACCCGTTCTCGCTGGGCGTTGCCTCGGGCGACCCCTGGCCCGACGGCTTCGTCATCTGGACCCGCCTGGCCACGAGCCCGCTCAACGAGGACGGCCTCGGCGGCATGCCGGACAAGGCGTTCACCGTCGCCTACCAGGTGGCCGTGAACCCGGACTTCAGCGGCATCGTCCGCTCCGGCAGCGCCACCACGGACCGCTCCCGGGGCTACGCCGTGCACGTCACGCTCACCGGCCTGCGCCCCGGCACCCAGTACTGGTACCGCTTCCGCGTCGAGGGCCACGTCTCGCAGACCGGCCGCGCCGTCACCGCCCCGGCCGCTGGCGCGGACACCGGGCACATGTCGTTCACCGTCGCCTCCTGCGCGAACTGGGAACACGGCCACTTCACCGCCTACGGGCACATGGCCGACGAGAAGCCGGACCTGATGCTGCACCTGGGCGACTACTACTACGAGATCATGCCGTACGGGTATCCGGTCGGCTCCGGCGTCGTCCGCGCCCACAAGAACGGCGAGTCCCGCACCCTCGCCCAGTACCGCGCCCGCATGGCCCAGTACAAGTCCGACCCGCTGCTCCAGCAGGCCCACGCGGCCGCCCCCTGGATGGTCATCTGGGACGACCACGAGCTTGAGAACAACTGGGCCGACGACACCCCCGAGCTCTGGGACCCGAACTTCGCCACCCGCCGCGCCGCCGCATTCCGCGCCTACTACGAGAACATGCCGCTGCGCGCCTCCTCGGTCCCCCGGGGCACGGACATGCAGCTCTACCGGCGCCTGCACTGGGGCTCACTCGCGAACTTCCACCTGCTCGACACCCGCCAGTACCGCTCCGACCAGGCGAATCTCGACCTCGTCAAGGTCGTCGACGATGACGCCCGCGACCCGAACCGCACGATCACCGGCGCCGCCCAGGAGCAGTGGCTGCGCGAGGGGTTCGAGGCCTCAACGGCCCGCTGGGACTTCGTCACCCAGCAGGTGCCGTTCGTCCAGTACGACCGGACCTCCGGCCCGCTGCTGTGGGGAGACATGGACACCTGGGACGGCTACGTCGCCTCCCGCGGCCGCGTCATCGATGCCTGGCGTCAGGCCGGGGTGCGCAACCCCGTCGTCCTCACCGGCGACATCCACGAGGCGTTCGCCTCCGACGTGAAGGCCGACTTCGACGACCTCTCCTCCGAGTCCGTGGGCGTCGAGCTGATCACCACCTCGATCACCTCCGGCGGCGACGGCTCGGACTCCGCGACCGACGCCCTCGATTGGAACCCGCACATCAAGTTCAACAACGACCTGCGCGGCTACCTGCGTGTGGACCTCACCCCCGATCTGCTCAGCGCCCGGTTCCGGACCGTGGACTACGTCTCCGAGGTCGGAGCACCCGTGCGCACGCGGGCCCAGTTCGACGTGGTCGACGGCGAGCACCGACTGCGCCGGATCAGCGGCTGA
- a CDS encoding DUF4352 domain-containing protein: MKKPLVWLAAPVLAVALSGCSQIQDTLSSGDSASESSEKSESTENSNESTEAESAADDAESEDSESEESESEEPRGLGDEVPGEFDGELAYGDAAVWEDGMEVTISEPEGYEPSEYVDLSGDGEPVAMEVTIKNGTDEPFQAHSLRTAASSGGQEAETIYDIENDIDLPSTDVRPGKEITYKIAYEVKDKGDVDLDLNPGFEYDTAYYSSK, translated from the coding sequence ATGAAGAAGCCCCTCGTCTGGCTGGCCGCGCCGGTCCTCGCCGTCGCCCTGTCCGGCTGCTCGCAGATCCAGGACACGCTGTCCAGCGGTGACTCGGCGTCCGAGTCGTCCGAGAAGAGCGAGAGCACCGAGAACAGCAACGAGTCGACCGAGGCGGAGTCGGCGGCGGACGACGCGGAATCGGAGGACAGCGAGTCCGAGGAGTCCGAGTCGGAGGAGCCGCGCGGCTTGGGTGATGAGGTCCCCGGCGAGTTCGATGGCGAGCTGGCCTACGGCGATGCTGCCGTGTGGGAGGACGGCATGGAGGTCACCATCTCGGAGCCCGAGGGCTACGAGCCGTCCGAGTACGTTGACCTCTCCGGCGACGGTGAGCCGGTGGCCATGGAGGTCACCATCAAGAACGGCACGGACGAGCCGTTCCAGGCCCACAGCCTGCGCACCGCCGCGTCGTCCGGCGGGCAGGAGGCCGAGACCATTTACGACATCGAGAACGACATCGACCTCCCGTCCACGGACGTGCGCCCCGGCAAGGAGATCACCTACAAGATTGCCTATGAGGTGAAGGACAAGGGCGACGTCGATCTGGACCTGAACCCGGGCTTCGAGTACGACACCGCCTACTACAGCTCGAAGTGA
- a CDS encoding WcbI family polysaccharide biosynthesis putative acetyltransferase gives MSTRLSPVDSSSAPVDEGRRRHYRHFYGLEPLPEGGLLTVLGGCQAEATRLLLCGEPGQAEGGAPASVRVPPMFELEEPDLPHLRAVLADTRVLVVKPVREDYRGLPLGVAQLEAMLPAGARSVRVPVLYDTSRFPWQVTLRHPTRPWEDPPLVPYHDVRTLAEAAWRAGRIGRPTRLRLEHRAGGGDGGAPRLALTPDVLRAQEQASLGRLRERERLHGSVPVADAVAAERRVGFHTVNHPDNPLLEALARAVLTELDVDKQVRAPERTLLGHVHAPLEAQVVEALGLEASPRDHWLVGGEEVPDDEVRRAHLGWFAENPEVIDPGLERHGPLLRELGLLE, from the coding sequence ATGAGCACGCGCCTCTCGCCGGTGGACTCCTCCTCCGCCCCCGTGGACGAGGGTCGTCGGCGCCACTACCGCCACTTCTATGGCCTGGAGCCCCTGCCCGAGGGCGGACTGCTCACGGTGCTCGGCGGATGCCAGGCGGAGGCGACGCGGCTGCTGCTGTGTGGCGAGCCCGGCCAGGCCGAGGGCGGCGCACCCGCCTCGGTACGGGTGCCTCCGATGTTCGAGCTGGAGGAGCCGGACCTGCCGCACCTGCGCGCGGTGCTGGCCGACACCCGCGTGCTCGTCGTGAAGCCGGTGCGCGAGGACTACCGGGGGCTGCCGCTGGGGGTGGCGCAGCTGGAGGCCATGCTCCCCGCGGGCGCGCGCAGCGTCCGCGTGCCGGTGCTCTATGACACCTCGCGCTTCCCGTGGCAGGTCACGCTGCGGCACCCGACGCGGCCCTGGGAGGACCCGCCGCTCGTGCCGTACCACGACGTGCGGACCCTCGCCGAGGCGGCGTGGCGGGCCGGCCGGATCGGTCGACCGACCAGGCTGCGCCTGGAACACCGGGCCGGGGGAGGGGACGGGGGAGCGCCTCGTCTGGCGCTGACGCCCGACGTCCTCCGGGCGCAGGAGCAGGCGTCGCTCGGGCGGCTGCGGGAGCGGGAGCGGCTGCACGGGTCCGTCCCGGTGGCCGACGCGGTCGCCGCGGAGCGCCGCGTGGGGTTCCATACGGTGAACCATCCTGATAATCCGCTGCTCGAGGCGCTCGCGCGCGCCGTCCTGACGGAGCTCGACGTGGACAAACAGGTGCGGGCGCCGGAACGGACGCTGCTGGGGCACGTGCACGCCCCGCTCGAGGCGCAGGTGGTGGAGGCACTCGGGCTCGAGGCGTCGCCGCGGGACCACTGGCTGGTCGGCGGCGAGGAGGTGCCGGACGACGAGGTGCGCCGGGCGCATCTGGGGTGGTTCGCGGAGAACCCCGAGGTGATCGACCCGGGCCTGGAGCGGCATGGGCCGCTCCTGCGGGAGCTCGGTCTGCTGGAGTGA
- a CDS encoding glycosyltransferase, with product MTTPPPVSVVVPYYRAQADLDRLVAALVAQEHPASRLQLVVADDGSPEPPCLPSGLPFDAVTVRQPDRGFRPAAARALGVRAADGEVLAFLDGDMLPEPNYLRQALAARAGDAPGGVADAVVVGRRRHVRAQAVEAGWRPGAPLAAADVLEEPAWLRRAYAESRDLAAADSTSYRFVISAVLTVARDVYEDAGGFDPAFVGYGGEDWELAHRLWRVGGAFRHAPRAVAWQAGEDFAGRTEPAEAAELKARESLVLASRISAPTARGTGLCLGVSPRLEARVRASSGSAAAAAATVVGVDAVLRAVPGARVTVDGSLDPAARQALADPRVRVEEESAPTPVEISSTAPEPPARGGLAAVRASADWTARVDVPLRPVGPGERPDPEAVAAWLLRLERAGVERVVVLGELRDDNRDAAGGVRHGGRAVLAELTCARARWRPRRGGRARTWRVPATRLGWRPVGARPDLEAWWGGWG from the coding sequence GTGACGACGCCCCCGCCCGTCTCCGTCGTCGTGCCGTACTACCGTGCCCAGGCGGACCTGGACCGGCTCGTGGCCGCCCTCGTCGCGCAGGAGCATCCGGCCTCGCGGCTGCAGCTCGTCGTCGCCGACGACGGCTCCCCGGAGCCGCCCTGCCTGCCCTCGGGTCTGCCGTTCGATGCGGTGACGGTCCGCCAGCCCGACCGCGGCTTTCGGCCCGCCGCAGCCCGCGCCCTGGGCGTGCGGGCGGCCGACGGCGAGGTGCTGGCCTTCCTCGACGGGGACATGCTTCCCGAGCCGAACTACCTGCGGCAGGCCCTGGCCGCGCGGGCGGGGGACGCCCCGGGCGGGGTGGCCGACGCCGTCGTGGTGGGCCGACGCCGGCACGTGCGGGCCCAGGCCGTGGAAGCCGGGTGGCGCCCCGGGGCGCCGCTGGCCGCAGCGGACGTGCTCGAGGAGCCGGCCTGGCTGCGACGGGCCTACGCGGAGTCCCGCGACCTGGCGGCCGCGGATTCGACGTCGTACCGGTTTGTCATCTCGGCGGTGCTCACCGTCGCTCGGGACGTCTACGAGGACGCCGGCGGCTTCGACCCGGCGTTCGTCGGCTACGGCGGCGAAGACTGGGAGCTGGCGCATCGGCTTTGGCGCGTCGGCGGGGCGTTCCGCCATGCGCCGCGGGCGGTCGCGTGGCAGGCCGGGGAGGACTTCGCCGGCCGCACGGAACCGGCGGAGGCGGCCGAGCTGAAGGCGCGGGAGTCGCTGGTGCTGGCCTCGCGGATCTCGGCGCCGACGGCCCGGGGCACCGGGCTCTGCCTCGGGGTCTCGCCGCGTCTGGAGGCGAGGGTACGGGCGTCGTCCGGCTCCGCGGCCGCTGCTGCGGCGACCGTCGTGGGCGTCGACGCGGTGCTGCGGGCCGTGCCGGGCGCGCGGGTCACGGTGGACGGGAGCCTGGACCCCGCGGCGCGGCAGGCGCTCGCGGACCCCCGTGTGCGGGTCGAGGAGGAGAGCGCGCCGACGCCGGTCGAGATCTCGTCGACGGCGCCGGAGCCGCCGGCGCGGGGCGGGCTCGCGGCGGTGCGGGCGAGCGCGGACTGGACCGCACGGGTGGACGTGCCGCTGCGCCCGGTTGGGCCGGGGGAACGCCCGGACCCGGAGGCCGTCGCCGCGTGGCTGCTGCGGCTGGAGCGGGCCGGTGTCGAACGGGTCGTCGTGCTCGGCGAGTTGCGTGACGACAACCGTGATGCCGCCGGCGGCGTCCGTCACGGGGGACGCGCTGTCCTGGCAGAGCTGACCTGCGCGCGGGCGCGCTGGCGGCCCCGCCGCGGCGGACGGGCGCGCACCTGGCGGGTGCCGGCCACGCGGCTGGGCTGGCGGCCCGTCGGCGCGCGGCCGGACCTCGAGGCGTGGTGGGGCGGCTGGGGCTGA
- a CDS encoding glycosyltransferase, translated as MTDETGRDDRPASVTCVSVGPEGHGVVRHGRAVARALRGLGLDVQERHAPDAAAFGLLGPELAAVVRAGGTVHVDVTDALFGASPDAAADLLTATLPPGAAVTLHDVPQPAEGADRFRRRAAAYTRIARHAADVVVSSEHERRLLTDIVDVPARVVPLPVDDRRDQAAADDRTDAAGLLPEELSGLGQDVVVFGFLYPGKGHREAIDALAVLAARDAGAGLPGPGEGRMPAAPRRVTALGPVADGHDDLVEALRAHAAANGLRFRVTGRVPDDLLDAALRAAGVPVAAHRNVSASGSLNSWIGAGRRVVVPEGRYTAEMERLRPGTLRLVAGDGPEALAEAIAEAAADPGRTRLGPEVRLAPGPRECARLLAGPWDAAARRERP; from the coding sequence ATGACCGACGAGACCGGCCGGGACGACCGCCCGGCCTCCGTGACCTGCGTGAGCGTCGGCCCGGAGGGGCACGGCGTCGTCCGCCACGGCCGCGCCGTGGCCCGGGCGCTGCGCGGCCTCGGGCTGGACGTCCAGGAACGGCACGCTCCCGACGCCGCCGCATTCGGCCTTCTGGGGCCTGAGCTGGCCGCCGTCGTCCGCGCGGGCGGGACCGTGCACGTGGACGTCACCGACGCGCTGTTCGGCGCGTCCCCGGACGCGGCCGCAGACCTGCTGACCGCCACGCTCCCGCCCGGGGCCGCCGTGACCCTGCACGATGTGCCGCAGCCCGCCGAGGGCGCCGACCGCTTCCGCCGCCGGGCCGCCGCCTATACGCGCATCGCCCGGCACGCGGCCGACGTCGTCGTCTCCTCGGAGCACGAACGCCGCCTGCTCACGGACATCGTCGACGTGCCCGCGCGGGTCGTCCCGCTGCCCGTCGATGACCGCCGCGATCAGGCCGCCGCCGACGACCGGACCGACGCGGCCGGCCTCCTCCCGGAGGAGCTGTCCGGGCTCGGACAGGACGTCGTGGTGTTCGGCTTCCTCTACCCGGGCAAGGGACACCGGGAGGCCATCGACGCGCTCGCCGTGCTCGCGGCCCGGGACGCCGGGGCCGGGCTTCCCGGGCCCGGCGAGGGCAGGATGCCCGCAGCGCCCCGCCGGGTCACGGCGCTGGGGCCGGTCGCGGATGGTCACGACGACCTCGTCGAAGCGCTGCGGGCGCACGCGGCCGCGAACGGGCTGCGGTTCCGGGTGACCGGACGGGTGCCCGACGACCTGCTCGACGCGGCCCTGCGCGCGGCGGGGGTGCCGGTGGCCGCGCACCGGAACGTCTCGGCCTCGGGGTCCCTGAACTCGTGGATCGGAGCGGGCCGCCGCGTCGTCGTCCCCGAGGGCCGCTACACGGCCGAGATGGAGCGGCTGCGCCCCGGCACCCTGCGCCTCGTCGCCGGCGACGGGCCCGAGGCGCTCGCGGAGGCGATCGCGGAGGCGGCTGCGGACCCGGGCCGCACCCGACTCGGCCCGGAGGTGCGGCTCGCCCCGGGCCCGCGGGAGTGCGCCCGTCTGCTGGCCGGCCCGTGGGATGCAGCGGCCCGGCGGGAGCGCCCGTGA